The Deinococcus roseus genome contains a region encoding:
- a CDS encoding helix-turn-helix domain-containing protein gives MPQRPLKIQPHLPLRDIQHRYKNCPSIKEKMRWQVIWLMSKHPDFTVQHIAEITGFTEVWVRKIVHRWNEEGPNGLMDGHRHNPGGKRKALSENQAEHLQQALLAAPPGGGRWTANTISEWIERHLEVKMHPVTAWSYVKRLDFIYQQIYGEPMPIYRPEKA, from the coding sequence ATGCCACAGCGTCCCCTGAAAATCCAGCCTCACCTGCCCCTGCGCGACATCCAGCACCGCTACAAAAACTGCCCTTCCATCAAGGAAAAGATGCGCTGGCAGGTGATCTGGCTGATGAGCAAACACCCCGACTTCACCGTGCAGCACATTGCAGAAATCACCGGGTTCACCGAAGTGTGGGTGCGCAAAATTGTGCACCGCTGGAACGAGGAAGGCCCCAACGGCCTGATGGATGGACACCGCCACAACCCCGGAGGCAAACGCAAAGCCCTCTCTGAAAACCAGGCAGAGCACCTGCAACAGGCCCTGCTTGCTGCTCCTCCCGGAGGAGGCCGCTGGACTGCCAACACCATCTCAGAGTGGATTGAACGGCATCTGGAAGTCAAAATGCATCCGGTGACTGCCTGGAGTTACGTCAAGAGGCTGGATTTCATTTACCAGCAGATTTACGGCGAACCCATGCCCATCTACCGCCCTGAAAAAGCCTGA
- a CDS encoding alpha/beta hydrolase, which translates to MLEVLQMGTRAWSDPRTVRVYIPDHLNPREARVLVMLDGQNAFDQSTAFIESWNAHQVLQGRALKGEAFAIVAINNAGEAHARLHEYNLKKGAPALGEAIFSDILPKVGREYGLKMHGQNIAVMGAGLAGVCALYLGLRYSVALTACISPSLWVWGADVNAFVQASQGNNRIYLDTGTHEAGAHALNQENLKKVRSLREDLIRTGHQVAYQEVAGGTHSEKHWRLRLPLVLDAFMNFDEVSRIWH; encoded by the coding sequence GTGCTGGAAGTGCTGCAAATGGGAACCAGAGCCTGGAGTGACCCGCGAACCGTGCGGGTGTACATTCCTGACCACCTGAATCCCAGAGAAGCCCGGGTGCTGGTGATGCTGGACGGTCAGAACGCTTTTGACCAGTCCACTGCGTTCATTGAGTCCTGGAATGCCCATCAGGTGTTGCAAGGCCGTGCCCTCAAAGGCGAGGCATTTGCCATTGTGGCCATCAACAACGCCGGAGAAGCCCACGCCCGTTTGCACGAGTACAACCTCAAGAAAGGGGCTCCGGCCCTGGGAGAAGCCATTTTCAGCGACATCCTGCCCAAAGTGGGCCGGGAATACGGCCTGAAGATGCACGGCCAGAACATCGCTGTGATGGGAGCGGGCCTGGCCGGGGTGTGCGCCCTTTATCTGGGCCTCAGGTATTCGGTGGCCCTGACTGCCTGCATCAGCCCTTCTCTGTGGGTGTGGGGCGCAGATGTGAATGCTTTTGTGCAGGCCTCCCAGGGCAACAATCGCATTTACCTGGACACTGGCACCCATGAAGCCGGAGCCCACGCTTTAAACCAGGAAAACCTGAAAAAAGTGCGTTCCCTCAGGGAAGACCTGATCCGGACAGGCCATCAGGTGGCTTACCAGGAAGTGGCGGGTGGCACCCACTCAGAGAAGCACTGGCGCTTGAGGTTGCCTCTGGTGCTGGACGCTTTCATGAATTTTGACGAAGTCTCCCGCATCTGGCACTGA
- a CDS encoding SDR family NAD(P)-dependent oxidoreductase, whose translation MHILITGASSGIGLITAEALLEAGHQVTVAARRYDRFANLQSMYGPEFLLAVKADLRVDTELDNLFHEAKSTFGPIDVLINNAGVSRGPGWHQDGRAMDVLQLNLMAAVRLSQLVLPDMLERKQGHIINIGSVAGHVPVSTLYSASKFGLRGFSLALRRELLGSGVHVSLVSPGFVETDMTSKRKVPKIPPGKVAELILRLLKRPKAEVIIPAYYKILIALERIFPGFGDFLVRRRQMLETS comes from the coding sequence ATGCACATTCTGATCACAGGAGCCTCAAGTGGCATTGGTCTCATCACTGCAGAAGCACTGCTGGAAGCAGGCCATCAGGTGACTGTGGCGGCCAGACGCTACGACCGTTTTGCCAATCTACAGTCCATGTATGGCCCGGAATTCCTTCTGGCCGTCAAGGCCGATTTGCGGGTGGACACCGAGCTGGACAACCTGTTTCATGAAGCCAAAAGCACTTTTGGTCCCATTGATGTGCTGATCAACAATGCAGGGGTCAGCCGGGGACCGGGCTGGCATCAGGACGGAAGGGCCATGGATGTCCTGCAGCTGAATTTGATGGCAGCGGTTCGGCTCAGCCAGCTGGTGCTTCCAGACATGCTGGAACGCAAACAGGGCCACATCATCAACATTGGGTCGGTGGCAGGGCATGTGCCGGTCAGCACCCTGTATTCGGCCTCCAAGTTTGGTCTGAGGGGATTCAGTCTGGCCCTCAGAAGGGAACTGCTGGGCAGCGGGGTGCATGTTTCCCTGGTTTCACCGGGTTTTGTGGAGACCGACATGACCAGCAAGCGCAAGGTTCCGAAAATTCCACCCGGAAAAGTGGCAGAATTGATCTTGAGGTTGCTGAAGCGGCCAAAAGCCGAAGTGATCATCCCTGCTTACTACAAGATCCTGATTGCCCTGGAACGGATTTTCCCTGGTTTTGGAGATTTTCTGGTGCGCCGTCGCCAGATGCTTGAAACAAGCTGA
- a CDS encoding metallophosphoesterase family protein encodes MRIAILSDTHGLLRPEVKAQLENADFILHAGDVGKIEIHEELSGLAPMYAVRGNVDRDAWFYKHLPRTHAIKLGEVWIYMLHNLEELDLKPADAGFDVVISGHTHIPIAEKEGGVLFLNPGSVGPKRFNLPISMAWLTIEGKKIQHKFVVF; translated from the coding sequence ATGCGTATTGCCATTCTTTCTGACACCCATGGCCTCCTCAGACCCGAGGTCAAAGCCCAGCTGGAAAACGCCGACTTCATTTTGCATGCAGGAGATGTGGGCAAAATCGAAATTCACGAAGAACTCTCAGGGCTGGCCCCCATGTATGCGGTGCGGGGCAATGTGGACCGGGATGCCTGGTTTTACAAGCACCTGCCCAGAACCCATGCCATCAAACTGGGTGAGGTGTGGATTTACATGCTGCACAACCTGGAAGAACTGGATTTGAAGCCTGCAGATGCGGGTTTCGATGTGGTCATCTCCGGCCACACCCACATCCCCATTGCCGAAAAAGAGGGTGGGGTGCTGTTCCTGAATCCGGGTTCTGTGGGACCCAAGCGCTTCAATTTGCCCATCAGCATGGCCTGGCTGACCATTGAAGGCAAGAAAATCCAGCACAAATTTGTGGTCTTCTGA
- a CDS encoding slipin family protein, with protein sequence MKTMTRSLFQTKVSVKPFERVLLYHKDRLVRILKGGEHTFWGSQYSIETFNINQPLFKHALQDYLISERTDLVREFFEVVSTSEQQVAVVRRNQDLLDVVLPRAVQLYWKGFTPLDIELLDVKGGVKLPADHILLTQKYNSVLTRVFTDVNTGDRQFALVERAGRLADLVLPGERRLYLHEALKTTVTYQALRQSLDQNTQDVVRTSHADWLDLFDRYQLSDTQIGVVRHNNKVIDVRGSGQPLMYLKVARVEVEILDTQTAFELTAQQYDALKTADVGVRTYAIDEIEVPEYHLGMLFIDGTLNRILKAGKYAFWKFGRTYRLKLSDQRLQTLEVSGQEILTRDKVALRLNLMAGYRVTDVLLATSRFSDIEQYLYRELQLGLRAAVGTRSLDELLEDKGVLDAVVTQHIRSKTQGLGLEMESVGVKDIILPGEMKAILSQVVQAEKSAQANVIRRREETAATRSLLNTAKVMEDNPVALRLKELETLERVTEKIDNISVYGGLEGVLTDLIRIKK encoded by the coding sequence ATGAAGACCATGACCAGATCCCTGTTCCAGACCAAGGTGAGTGTGAAGCCCTTTGAGAGGGTTTTGCTGTACCACAAAGACCGACTGGTTCGCATCCTCAAAGGGGGAGAGCACACCTTCTGGGGAAGCCAGTACAGCATCGAGACCTTCAATATCAACCAGCCCCTTTTCAAGCACGCTTTGCAGGATTACCTGATCTCAGAGCGCACCGATCTGGTCCGTGAGTTCTTCGAGGTGGTTTCCACCTCCGAGCAGCAGGTCGCTGTGGTGCGTCGCAACCAGGATTTGCTGGATGTGGTGCTGCCCCGTGCTGTGCAACTGTACTGGAAGGGATTCACCCCTCTGGACATCGAACTGCTGGATGTGAAGGGCGGGGTGAAGCTGCCTGCAGACCACATCCTGCTGACCCAGAAGTACAACAGCGTGCTGACCCGTGTTTTTACCGATGTGAACACCGGAGACCGCCAGTTCGCACTGGTGGAACGCGCTGGAAGGCTTGCAGACCTGGTGCTGCCCGGAGAGCGCAGGCTGTACCTGCATGAGGCCCTGAAGACCACCGTGACCTATCAGGCCCTGCGCCAGAGCCTGGACCAGAACACCCAGGATGTGGTCAGAACCTCCCATGCAGACTGGCTGGACCTCTTTGACCGTTACCAGCTTTCGGACACCCAGATTGGCGTGGTGCGCCACAACAACAAGGTGATCGATGTGCGGGGATCGGGTCAGCCTCTGATGTACCTGAAGGTGGCACGGGTCGAGGTGGAAATTCTGGACACCCAGACCGCCTTTGAGCTGACGGCCCAGCAGTACGATGCCCTGAAAACGGCAGATGTAGGGGTTCGCACCTACGCCATTGATGAAATCGAGGTGCCCGAGTACCACCTGGGCATGCTGTTCATCGATGGAACCCTGAACCGCATCCTGAAGGCCGGGAAGTACGCTTTCTGGAAGTTTGGACGCACGTATCGCCTGAAGCTCTCCGACCAGCGTTTGCAGACCCTGGAGGTCTCCGGGCAGGAAATCCTGACACGGGACAAGGTGGCCCTGCGCCTCAACCTGATGGCCGGGTACCGGGTCACAGATGTGCTTCTTGCCACCTCCAGATTCTCGGACATCGAGCAGTACCTGTACCGGGAACTGCAACTGGGCCTGAGGGCTGCGGTGGGAACCCGCTCTCTGGACGAACTGCTGGAAGACAAGGGTGTGCTGGATGCTGTGGTCACCCAGCACATCAGAAGCAAGACCCAGGGACTGGGCCTGGAGATGGAATCGGTGGGGGTCAAGGACATCATCCTGCCCGGAGAGATGAAGGCCATCCTGTCGCAGGTGGTGCAGGCCGAGAAATCTGCCCAGGCCAACGTGATCCGCAGACGGGAGGAAACGGCAGCCACCCGCAGCCTGCTCAACACTGCAAAGGTCATGGAAGACAACCCTGTGGCTTTGCGTCTGAAGGAACTTGAAACCCTGGAACGTGTCACCGAGAAGATCGACAACATCAGCGTGTATGGCGGGCTGGAGGGGGTGCTGACCGACCTGATCCGCATCAAGAAGTGA
- a CDS encoding GNAT family N-acetyltransferase — protein sequence MQNLIELKLEQLSPLIKNWYSPEKLRSNVTEALEEEFQRLDDQDFAQGYFEHCQIAGTTPQDYLNHLDGETLTGIRFWNRDLDRPFVDAVLVPELPNQPAGYLQLARGIAAHHAIFQPRHVRFFVPSHLDLGPLPEGFLWEKRYLALPFREARSHPRPQRFEDVTLHVPENLDFHEDYLQMYRDIAVLRPEHPEYATPETREDFEEMRQAGTLFQVFHQDQWIGVMAGSPAAEQGLSGYVVMEMLIRPEFQGKGLGEAAQRHLLERLPAQPDDVLFGTIDARNTSAIRAALKNHRQDVGGYLWVKV from the coding sequence ATGCAGAATCTGATTGAACTGAAACTTGAGCAGCTGTCCCCCCTCATCAAAAACTGGTATTCACCCGAGAAACTCAGAAGCAATGTCACAGAAGCACTGGAAGAAGAATTTCAGCGTCTGGATGATCAGGACTTTGCACAGGGCTATTTCGAGCATTGCCAGATTGCAGGCACCACGCCACAGGATTACCTCAACCATCTGGATGGGGAGACCCTGACGGGAATTCGCTTCTGGAACCGGGACCTGGACAGGCCATTTGTGGATGCAGTGCTGGTGCCTGAACTGCCGAACCAGCCAGCCGGCTACTTGCAACTGGCCCGTGGAATTGCTGCCCATCATGCCATTTTTCAGCCCAGACATGTGCGGTTTTTTGTGCCTTCACACCTTGATCTGGGACCCCTTCCAGAAGGTTTCCTGTGGGAGAAACGCTATCTGGCTTTGCCTTTTCGGGAAGCCCGCTCACATCCCAGACCCCAGCGTTTCGAGGATGTGACTTTGCATGTGCCAGAAAACCTGGATTTCCATGAGGATTACCTGCAGATGTATCGGGACATTGCAGTTTTGCGCCCAGAACACCCCGAATATGCCACTCCAGAAACCCGGGAAGACTTTGAGGAGATGCGGCAAGCAGGCACCCTGTTTCAGGTGTTCCATCAGGACCAGTGGATTGGCGTGATGGCAGGCAGCCCGGCGGCAGAGCAGGGTCTCAGTGGTTACGTGGTGATGGAAATGCTGATCCGCCCAGAGTTTCAGGGCAAAGGTCTGGGGGAAGCCGCCCAGAGGCACCTGCTGGAACGCCTGCCTGCCCAGCCAGACGATGTGCTGTTCGGAACCATTGATGCCCGCAACACTTCAGCGATTCGGGCGGCTCTGAAGAACCACAGGCAGGATGTGGGTGGGTATTTGTGGGTTAAGGTCTGA
- a CDS encoding electron transfer flavoprotein subunit alpha/FixB family protein: MILLVADHNNGKPTKAALELVQAARDLGREGPITALVLGQNLAPVANELAKYVEQVLVADLPQLASYNPELWAAAVTQIAQEGEAHTVLISASRSGREYSARVAVKLDAPLLEDVIRVQDQGGALQGTKYAYLARVTEIYESSAPLTVVSVKPGAYNPAQPESTAGEQYDVELELPTSRTRSTGKVIEKTTRVPLTEADIVITGGRGLGSPEKFSSLIEGLADNLGAGVGATRAVVDAGWRPYGEQVGQTGKTVAPKAYIAIGVSGAVQHLSGMGKSKYIVAVNKDPEAPIFKNADYGIVGDLHQVIPALIDATQK, from the coding sequence ATGATCCTGCTGGTTGCAGACCACAACAACGGCAAACCCACCAAGGCAGCCCTGGAACTGGTGCAGGCTGCCCGTGATCTGGGGCGTGAAGGTCCCATCACGGCCCTGGTTCTGGGTCAGAACCTCGCACCTGTGGCCAATGAACTTGCGAAATACGTTGAGCAGGTGCTGGTGGCAGATTTGCCCCAGCTTGCCAGCTACAACCCTGAACTGTGGGCTGCAGCGGTCACCCAGATTGCCCAGGAAGGGGAGGCCCACACGGTTTTGATTTCTGCCAGCCGTTCTGGCCGCGAGTACAGCGCCCGTGTGGCGGTCAAACTGGATGCCCCTCTGCTGGAAGATGTGATCAGGGTGCAGGACCAGGGAGGCGCTCTGCAGGGCACCAAGTATGCTTATCTGGCCCGGGTCACCGAAATCTACGAATCCAGCGCTCCCCTCACCGTGGTCAGTGTGAAACCCGGGGCCTACAACCCTGCTCAGCCTGAATCTACAGCAGGAGAGCAGTACGATGTGGAACTGGAATTGCCCACCAGCCGCACCCGCTCCACAGGCAAGGTCATCGAAAAAACCACCCGTGTCCCCCTCACCGAAGCCGACATTGTGATCACCGGAGGCCGGGGTCTGGGAAGCCCTGAAAAATTCAGCAGCCTGATTGAAGGTCTGGCAGACAACCTGGGTGCAGGGGTGGGAGCCACCCGTGCAGTGGTGGATGCTGGCTGGCGGCCTTACGGGGAACAGGTCGGTCAGACCGGGAAAACCGTGGCCCCCAAAGCCTACATTGCCATCGGGGTGAGTGGAGCGGTGCAGCACCTCTCCGGAATGGGCAAGAGCAAGTACATTGTGGCGGTCAACAAAGATCCCGAAGCCCCCATCTTCAAGAACGCCGATTACGGCATTGTGGGGGATTTGCATCAGGTGATTCCTGCCCTGATTGATGCCACCCAGAAGTAA
- a CDS encoding electron transfer flavoprotein subunit beta/FixA family protein, translated as MNILCVIRQVPDGEAKLRINNSKVDLDGVTVIMDGMDEYGVEQALRLREAGASVEQIIVLAVGPARNEDAIRTALAMGADRAIHVETGEYLDPISLSKIVAQVAQEENASLIFSGGQQSDWDSQALGAATAERLSWPQVTWTNALELSGETLKGKHDIDEGAETFEVELPAVITTQQGLNDPRYPTLPNIMKAKKKELRKDTLEKYGVQARLRHVSSTIQVRERAGKLIDGKDPQAAAAQLLELLRNEAKVIS; from the coding sequence ATGAACATCCTTTGTGTGATCCGCCAGGTGCCCGACGGCGAAGCCAAACTTCGCATCAACAATTCCAAAGTGGACCTCGATGGGGTCACCGTCATCATGGACGGCATGGACGAATACGGGGTAGAGCAGGCCCTGCGCCTGCGTGAAGCCGGAGCCAGTGTAGAGCAGATCATTGTGCTGGCCGTGGGTCCAGCCCGCAACGAAGATGCCATTCGCACTGCACTTGCCATGGGTGCAGACCGTGCCATCCATGTGGAGACCGGGGAATACCTGGATCCCATCTCGCTCAGCAAAATTGTGGCCCAGGTGGCCCAGGAAGAAAACGCCAGCCTGATTTTCAGTGGTGGTCAGCAATCCGACTGGGATTCTCAGGCGCTGGGTGCAGCCACCGCAGAGCGCCTGTCCTGGCCCCAGGTGACCTGGACCAACGCCCTGGAACTCTCTGGCGAAACCCTCAAGGGCAAACACGACATCGACGAGGGCGCAGAGACCTTTGAAGTGGAATTGCCTGCCGTGATCACCACCCAGCAGGGTCTCAACGATCCCCGTTACCCCACTTTGCCCAACATCATGAAGGCCAAGAAAAAAGAGCTGCGCAAAGACACCCTGGAGAAGTACGGGGTGCAGGCCAGACTGAGGCACGTGTCCAGCACCATTCAGGTCAGGGAACGTGCAGGCAAACTCATCGATGGCAAAGACCCCCAGGCTGCAGCAGCCCAGTTGCTGGAACTGCTGCGCAATGAAGCGAAGGTGATTTCATGA
- a CDS encoding acyl-CoA dehydrogenase family protein → MDFTLSAEQKQLQAMARDFTRNEIIPIAAEYDQKEELPWEIVEKAHELGLLNVGIPEHAGGLGLSMLDEVIIGEELAYGCMGIYTILMASELGITPILLGGTEEQQQRFLSPLLEKPSLAAFALSEPNNGSDAAAMNTTAVLDGDEWVINGTKMWISNGGLAEITVVFATVDKSAGHRGTVAIVVPRDAPGQSYHKIKHKMGQRASLTSELVFQDVRVPKDHMLGGPGDGFKIAMKTLDKTRIPVAAGSVGIARRALEESIKYARERKAFGKPIAELQAIQFKLAEMAMGIETGRLMTHKAAWLADQGQPHGTESAIAKAYCSEMAFDAANEAIQVHGGYGYVGEYPVEKLLRDVKLNQIYEGTNEIQRVVIARNLLR, encoded by the coding sequence ATGGATTTCACCCTGAGTGCCGAACAGAAACAATTGCAGGCCATGGCGAGGGATTTCACCCGCAACGAGATCATCCCCATTGCTGCAGAATACGACCAGAAAGAAGAGCTCCCCTGGGAGATTGTGGAAAAAGCCCATGAGCTGGGCCTGCTCAATGTGGGCATTCCCGAGCATGCCGGAGGTCTGGGCCTCTCCATGCTGGATGAAGTGATCATCGGGGAAGAACTGGCGTATGGCTGCATGGGGATTTACACGATCCTCATGGCAAGTGAACTGGGCATCACCCCCATCTTGCTGGGTGGGACGGAAGAGCAGCAACAGCGCTTTTTGTCCCCTCTGCTGGAAAAGCCCTCTCTGGCCGCTTTTGCCCTTTCTGAGCCCAACAACGGCAGTGATGCTGCTGCCATGAACACCACCGCTGTGCTGGACGGCGATGAGTGGGTCATCAATGGAACCAAGATGTGGATTTCCAACGGTGGGTTGGCAGAGATCACGGTGGTGTTCGCAACTGTGGACAAAAGCGCAGGACACCGGGGAACCGTTGCGATTGTGGTGCCCAGAGATGCCCCGGGCCAGAGCTACCACAAGATCAAGCACAAGATGGGACAGCGGGCCAGCCTGACCAGCGAACTGGTGTTTCAGGATGTGCGGGTGCCAAAAGACCACATGCTGGGTGGTCCCGGAGACGGTTTCAAAATCGCCATGAAGACGCTGGACAAGACCCGCATTCCGGTGGCTGCCGGATCGGTGGGGATTGCGCGCCGTGCCCTGGAAGAGAGCATCAAATATGCCCGTGAACGCAAAGCGTTTGGCAAGCCCATTGCTGAACTGCAGGCCATCCAGTTCAAGCTGGCAGAAATGGCCATGGGCATTGAAACCGGACGCCTGATGACCCACAAGGCCGCATGGCTGGCAGACCAGGGGCAACCCCACGGCACGGAGAGCGCCATTGCCAAGGCTTACTGCTCTGAAATGGCTTTTGATGCGGCCAATGAAGCCATTCAGGTGCACGGGGGTTACGGCTACGTTGGAGAATATCCCGTGGAGAAGCTGCTGCGCGATGTCAAACTCAACCAGATTTACGAGGGCACCAACGAAATTCAGCGGGTGGTGATTGCCCGCAATTTGCTGCGTTGA
- a CDS encoding acyl-CoA dehydrogenase produces MHFQLSDDSQLILSHVREFARQEIAPLAAQYDRSGEYPWEQLRKLADMGLLGATIPEDYGGAGLDSVTYALCLEEISAADASVAVIMSVQNGLPEQMILKFGTLEQKKRFLTPLALGQKIGAFCLTEPNAGSDAASLRLQAQQDGDHWILNGQKAWITSGGQADTYMVMARTSGSGAKGVTCFVVEKGTSGLSFGRPEEKMGLHAAHTTTVQFEDVRIPDDQRIGEEGQGLIIALNSLDSGRIGIAMQSIGIARAALDAAAKYALTREQFGKKISEFEGVSFKIAEMAARIEAARLVALKAAWLRDQGKKHTKEASMAKFLASDAAVYVTREAVQIFGGNGYSREYPVERYYRDAKITEIYEGTNEIQKLVISRQVFGEHRD; encoded by the coding sequence ATGCACTTTCAACTCAGTGATGACAGCCAGTTGATCCTCTCCCATGTGCGGGAATTTGCCCGCCAGGAGATTGCACCGCTGGCTGCACAATACGACCGCTCAGGAGAATATCCCTGGGAACAACTGCGCAAACTGGCCGACATGGGCCTGCTGGGAGCAACCATCCCCGAAGACTATGGTGGGGCCGGATTGGACTCGGTCACTTACGCCCTGTGTCTGGAAGAAATTTCTGCTGCAGATGCCAGCGTTGCTGTGATCATGAGCGTGCAAAATGGCCTGCCAGAACAGATGATTCTGAAGTTTGGCACGTTGGAACAGAAAAAGCGGTTTCTCACCCCTCTGGCCCTGGGTCAGAAAATCGGGGCGTTCTGCCTGACCGAGCCCAATGCTGGATCGGATGCTGCAAGCCTCAGACTGCAGGCCCAGCAGGACGGAGACCACTGGATCCTGAATGGTCAGAAAGCCTGGATCACTTCTGGTGGGCAGGCCGACACCTACATGGTGATGGCCCGCACCTCTGGCAGTGGGGCCAAAGGGGTCACCTGTTTTGTGGTGGAAAAAGGCACCTCTGGATTGTCTTTTGGCAGGCCTGAAGAAAAAATGGGTTTGCACGCAGCCCACACCACCACCGTTCAATTTGAAGATGTGCGGATTCCTGACGACCAGAGGATCGGGGAGGAGGGGCAAGGCCTGATCATCGCCCTGAACAGCCTGGATTCGGGGCGCATCGGAATTGCCATGCAGTCCATTGGAATTGCCCGTGCTGCACTGGACGCTGCAGCCAAATATGCCCTCACCCGCGAGCAGTTTGGCAAGAAGATCTCGGAATTTGAGGGGGTCTCCTTCAAGATTGCAGAGATGGCCGCCCGCATTGAAGCTGCCCGTCTGGTGGCCTTGAAAGCAGCATGGCTGAGGGACCAGGGCAAGAAGCACACCAAAGAAGCCTCCATGGCCAAATTTCTGGCTTCTGACGCTGCAGTGTATGTGACCCGTGAAGCCGTGCAGATTTTTGGGGGCAACGGGTACAGCAGAGAATACCCAGTGGAGCGGTATTATCGGGATGCCAAGATCACCGAAATTTACGAGGGGACCAACGAGATTCAGAAACTGGTGATCTCCCGGCAGGTGTTTGGGGAACACCGGGATTGA
- a CDS encoding DUF2171 domain-containing protein, protein MSTSEQIKPHMPIRCADNNDHGVVDHLDREYIKVAKDENGQHHWIPLSAVDHVDEHVHLKWSHEEVHQQWLNRDPHPEHQH, encoded by the coding sequence ATGAGCACCAGTGAACAGATCAAACCCCACATGCCCATCCGCTGCGCAGACAACAACGACCACGGTGTGGTGGACCACCTGGACCGCGAATACATCAAAGTGGCCAAAGACGAAAATGGCCAGCACCACTGGATTCCCCTCTCCGCGGTGGATCATGTGGATGAACATGTCCACCTGAAATGGAGCCACGAGGAGGTCCATCAGCAATGGCTGAACCGGGACCCCCACCCCGAGCACCAGCACTGA